A stretch of Algiphilus sp. DNA encodes these proteins:
- the rpoH gene encoding RNA polymerase sigma factor RpoH gives MSTATALTVYGNRLPALQSGSLDAYIAAVRDIPVLEADDERRLAEQLRDRSDLQAAQALVLSNLRHVVHIARGYLGYGLPMADLIQEGNVGLMKAVKRFDPEVGVRLISFAVHWIKAEIHEFILRNWRIVKVATTKAQRKLFFNLRRAKQRLGWMNAEEVRNVAADLDVRPEDVLAMESRLSGTDLSFNLSADDDETYAPEQWLTDHSADPVEDIVENEWQSRQEGRLRTALKGLDDRARDIIASRWLHGEAEKQGLQTLADKYGVSAERIRQIEVAAMKKLRGAIAE, from the coding sequence ATGTCCACTGCCACTGCACTGACCGTCTACGGTAATCGCCTGCCCGCGCTGCAGTCGGGCAGCCTCGATGCCTACATCGCGGCCGTGCGCGACATCCCGGTCCTCGAGGCCGACGACGAGCGCCGCCTGGCCGAGCAGCTCCGCGACCGCAGCGATCTGCAGGCCGCGCAGGCCCTGGTGCTGTCCAATCTTCGCCATGTCGTGCACATCGCGCGCGGCTACCTCGGCTACGGCCTGCCCATGGCCGATCTCATCCAGGAAGGCAACGTCGGCCTCATGAAGGCCGTCAAGCGCTTCGACCCGGAGGTCGGCGTGCGCCTGATCTCCTTCGCGGTGCACTGGATCAAGGCCGAGATCCACGAGTTCATCCTGCGCAACTGGCGCATCGTCAAGGTGGCCACCACCAAGGCGCAGCGCAAGCTGTTCTTCAACCTGCGCCGCGCCAAGCAGCGCCTGGGCTGGATGAACGCCGAGGAGGTCCGCAACGTCGCCGCCGACCTCGACGTACGGCCCGAGGACGTGCTGGCCATGGAGTCGCGCCTTTCCGGCACCGATCTCTCCTTCAACCTGTCGGCCGACGACGACGAGACCTACGCACCGGAGCAGTGGCTCACCGACCACAGCGCCGACCCGGTCGAGGACATCGTCGAGAACGAATGGCAGTCCCGTCAGGAGGGCCGCCTGCGCACCGCGCTGAAAGGCCTCGACGACCGTGCCCGCGACATCATCGCCAGCCGCTGGCTCCACGGCGAGGCCGAGAAGCAGGGCCTGCAGACCCTCGCCGACAAGTATGGCGTCTCGGCCGAGCGCATCCGCCAGATCGAGGTCGCCGCGATGAAGAAGCTGCGCGGGGCCATCGCCGAGTAA
- a CDS encoding phosphomannomutase has translation MALASFKAYDIRGRVPEDLNRDIAYRLGIALADTLGGDRYVLGGDVRDSTGDLKEAIALGLASRGKSVADIGLCGTEEVYFATFHYQFDGGIMVTASHNPLGYNGMKLVRAGARPISGDTGLRDIEALVEAGTERCPDGPAETVRWPHREDYVRHLLSYLADRALPPLKIIVNAGNGTAGLVIDALAPHLPVEFIRVHHEPDSAFPNGIPNPLLPENRAATADAVRAHGADFGVAWDGDFDRCFLFDEGGNFIEGYYIVGLLAKAMLAKEPGARVIHDPRLTWNTIETARNAGGVPVQSKTGHAFIKERMRAENAIYGGEMSAHHYFRDFAFCDNGNIPWLLVAELVAREGRPLSALVADCMAAYPASGEINRTVDDPAAVIRAVEDAFNDGSGTVDRTDGLSVEFADWRFNLRMSNTEPLIRLNVESRGDPALMRERTDAILDFVDRAGATAG, from the coding sequence ATGGCGCTCGCCTCGTTCAAGGCCTATGACATCCGCGGCCGCGTGCCGGAAGACCTCAACCGCGACATCGCGTACCGCCTCGGCATTGCGCTGGCCGATACCCTCGGCGGTGATCGCTACGTGCTCGGCGGCGATGTGCGCGACTCCACCGGCGATCTCAAGGAGGCCATCGCGCTCGGTCTCGCCAGCCGCGGCAAGTCGGTCGCCGATATCGGTCTCTGTGGCACCGAGGAAGTCTACTTCGCAACCTTCCACTATCAGTTCGACGGCGGGATCATGGTCACGGCCAGCCACAACCCGCTGGGCTACAACGGCATGAAGCTGGTGCGGGCGGGCGCGCGCCCGATCAGTGGCGACACCGGCCTGCGCGACATCGAGGCGCTGGTCGAGGCCGGCACCGAGCGCTGCCCGGACGGGCCGGCCGAGACCGTGCGCTGGCCGCACCGCGAGGATTACGTCCGCCATCTGCTGAGCTATCTCGCCGACCGCGCGCTGCCGCCGCTGAAGATCATCGTCAATGCCGGCAACGGCACCGCCGGACTGGTCATCGACGCGCTGGCGCCGCATCTGCCGGTCGAATTCATCCGCGTCCACCACGAGCCGGACAGCGCGTTTCCGAACGGCATACCCAACCCGCTGCTGCCCGAGAACCGTGCCGCCACGGCGGACGCCGTGCGCGCGCACGGTGCCGACTTCGGCGTCGCGTGGGACGGCGATTTCGATCGCTGCTTCCTGTTCGACGAGGGCGGCAACTTCATCGAGGGCTACTACATCGTCGGCCTGCTGGCCAAGGCCATGCTCGCGAAGGAGCCGGGCGCCAGGGTCATCCACGATCCGCGCTTGACCTGGAACACCATCGAGACCGCGCGCAACGCCGGCGGCGTGCCGGTGCAGTCCAAGACCGGCCATGCCTTCATCAAGGAGCGCATGCGGGCCGAGAACGCCATCTACGGTGGCGAGATGAGCGCACACCACTACTTCCGCGACTTCGCCTTCTGCGATAACGGCAACATCCCGTGGCTGCTGGTGGCCGAGCTCGTCGCGCGCGAGGGGCGGCCGCTGTCGGCGCTGGTGGCGGACTGCATGGCGGCCTATCCGGCCAGCGGCGAGATCAATCGGACCGTCGACGATCCCGCGGCGGTCATCCGGGCCGTGGAAGATGCCTTCAACGACGGCAGCGGGACCGTCGACCGCACCGACGGACTGTCGGTCGAGTTCGCCGACTGGCGCTTCAACCTGCGCATGTCCAATACCGAGCCGCTGATCCGCCTCAACGTCGAGTCGCGCGGCGATCCGGCGCTGATGCGCGAGCGCACCGACGCCATTCTCGACTTCGTGGATCGTGCCGGGGCTACCGCCGGCTGA
- a CDS encoding GNAT family N-acetyltransferase: protein MASPELRTEILKGAEARPHLEAIAALRMQVFAEWPYLYDGTLAYETEYLEFYLAEPASVIALARDGNAVIGASTAIPMEAAETEMQAPWLARGDRPGDILYFGESVVLPEYRGYGLGRRFFEIREAHARGLGRPRCCFCAVQRPDDHPARPPGHVPNDAFWQRLGYQRMDDMVCHFGWTDIGDAEETQKPLVFWHKRLD, encoded by the coding sequence ATGGCGTCGCCTGAGCTGCGCACCGAGATCCTGAAGGGCGCGGAAGCCCGGCCCCATCTCGAAGCCATCGCCGCACTGCGCATGCAGGTGTTCGCGGAGTGGCCGTACCTCTACGACGGCACGCTGGCCTACGAAACCGAGTACCTCGAGTTCTACCTCGCCGAGCCTGCGAGCGTGATCGCGCTGGCGCGTGATGGCAACGCGGTGATCGGTGCCAGCACGGCCATCCCCATGGAAGCGGCCGAGACCGAGATGCAGGCGCCCTGGCTGGCGCGCGGCGACCGGCCGGGCGACATCCTCTACTTCGGCGAGTCGGTGGTGCTGCCCGAGTATCGCGGCTACGGGCTCGGGCGCCGCTTCTTCGAGATCCGCGAGGCCCATGCCCGTGGGCTCGGCCGCCCGCGCTGCTGTTTCTGCGCCGTGCAGCGTCCCGACGATCACCCCGCGCGGCCGCCGGGCCACGTGCCCAACGATGCCTTCTGGCAGCGACTCGGCTACCAGCGCATGGACGACATGGTCTGCCACTTTGGCTGGACCGACATCGGTGACGCCGAGGAGACGCAGAAGCCGCTGGTGTTCTGGCACAAGCGGCTCGATTGA